The following coding sequences are from one uncultured Desulfobacter sp. window:
- a CDS encoding transposase, producing the protein MFQKSRTQIKQCPNCAAEVKADFPEDMPGPLQYGTGLKAFAIHLIISQMVALNRVQKQISAMIGAVISEATLLKFVWRLYQALEQWEAKSIESILQAPSIHVDETSFRVNRKNHWIHVYSSGGITLKLLHRKRGKEAIVDSNQYRWARNKQKLLQETCRKIAKREDKCLTKKEYANLQKRYRNILTRGDKELPEIPPKPKGKRGKMAKSDAHNLWERLKEHETAVLLFAKEPYVPFTNNRAERDLRMAKVKQKVSGCFRHQRYADAYCRIPSYLQTMANKGVNPLVAIQLALASEVPDVDSDWGE; encoded by the coding sequence ATGTTTCAAAAGAGCCGCACCCAAATCAAACAATGCCCCAACTGTGCCGCGGAGGTAAAGGCAGACTTTCCTGAGGATATGCCTGGCCCCTTACAATACGGAACTGGGCTCAAGGCATTCGCCATCCACTTGATCATCAGCCAGATGGTTGCCCTTAACCGGGTTCAAAAACAGATTTCCGCCATGATCGGGGCGGTTATTTCTGAAGCGACCCTTCTCAAATTTGTCTGGCGGCTTTACCAAGCACTTGAACAATGGGAAGCCAAATCAATTGAGAGTATCCTTCAGGCTCCATCCATTCATGTTGATGAGACATCCTTCCGGGTGAATCGAAAAAATCACTGGATACATGTGTATTCTTCCGGAGGAATCACGCTAAAGCTACTTCATCGAAAGCGGGGTAAGGAGGCGATTGTCGATTCCAATCAGTACAGGTGGGCCCGCAATAAGCAAAAATTGTTGCAGGAGACTTGCCGGAAAATAGCCAAACGAGAAGATAAATGTCTTACAAAGAAAGAATACGCGAATTTGCAGAAGCGTTACCGCAACATTCTTACACGAGGAGATAAAGAGCTGCCGGAAATCCCGCCGAAACCAAAAGGCAAACGTGGTAAAATGGCCAAGTCAGATGCCCACAACCTTTGGGAAAGGCTGAAAGAACATGAAACTGCTGTTTTGCTGTTTGCCAAGGAGCCATATGTTCCTTTCACCAATAACCGGGCAGAGCGTGATCTTCGAATGGCAAAGGTTAAACAGAAAGTATCAGGGTGTTTTAGACACCAACGATATGCCGATGCTTATTGTCGGATTCCGAGTTATCTGCAAACCATGGCAAACAAAGGGGTGAATCCGCTGGTTGCCATTCAGCTGGCTTTGGCCAGCGAAGTTCCCGACGTCGATTCCGATTGGGGCGAGTAG
- a CDS encoding response regulator transcription factor has product MDVAIIDINLPDKSGFEIVHHLRENTQLGIIVMTARDTINDKVKGYECGADYYFVKPVHIRELEASINNLLNRLGKAEIQNSEDEALGEWEFNAAQLVLSNPIGRAIDLTVKESDFVRVLVQEYPNAVCRSVFLKALNYEATGTYGERALYVMITRLRSKIRDETGKDAPIKTLRTIGYCFSALVKFA; this is encoded by the coding sequence ATTGATGTTGCAATTATAGATATTAACCTGCCCGACAAATCCGGATTTGAGATTGTTCATCATCTTCGTGAAAACACCCAGTTGGGAATCATTGTGATGACGGCAAGGGATACAATCAATGATAAGGTTAAGGGGTATGAGTGCGGGGCGGATTATTATTTTGTAAAACCCGTTCACATCAGGGAGCTTGAGGCATCAATCAACAATTTGCTGAACCGCCTGGGCAAGGCCGAAATTCAAAATAGTGAGGATGAGGCCCTTGGGGAATGGGAATTCAATGCCGCGCAATTGGTACTTTCAAACCCCATTGGCAGAGCAATTGATCTGACGGTAAAAGAGTCCGATTTTGTCAGGGTTTTGGTCCAGGAATATCCGAACGCAGTATGCCGGAGCGTGTTTTTAAAGGCGCTTAACTATGAGGCAACCGGCACCTATGGCGAGCGAGCCCTTTATGTGATGATTACCCGCCTGCGCAGTAAGATCCGGGATGAAACAGGCAAAGATGCCCCCATCAAAACACTTCGGACCATTGGGTATTGTTTTTCTGCGCTTGTAAAATTCGCGTGA
- a CDS encoding ATP-binding protein has translation MATRRENKLLARILQKVVGSIGDAEKKKILDKWISVKYEKGINYTLVWGGAAASLFVLTGIAFWNRSLNIEKKRAQKALAAQREAVKQNVNFIDMISHEYRTPMSVIISSIELMEMKLPGAVYPSVKPQLDDLKKSSERLVDIFNTALHEKRISEKGISSHLEAVDLNNIILTAIEYAQDRAPENEIVFHSDSTRIFMKADPDMMGIAIGNILSNACKYSKHKAAVEIFLDKTQDNAVIRIKDNGIGIHKDELHRIFEKYYRAGSVREIPGAGVGLYLVKKVVEQHGGNVSISSKLGKGTKVVVRLPL, from the coding sequence ATGGCCACCAGACGAGAGAATAAGTTACTGGCCCGGATTCTACAGAAAGTGGTCGGCAGTATCGGCGACGCAGAGAAGAAAAAAATTCTGGATAAATGGATCTCTGTTAAATATGAAAAAGGAATCAACTACACGCTGGTGTGGGGGGGTGCTGCCGCTTCTTTGTTTGTTCTTACCGGCATTGCTTTTTGGAATCGCAGTTTAAATATAGAAAAAAAACGGGCTCAAAAGGCATTGGCCGCCCAAAGGGAGGCTGTTAAACAAAATGTCAATTTCATAGATATGATTTCCCATGAGTACCGTACACCCATGTCGGTAATTATTTCAAGTATTGAGCTTATGGAGATGAAGCTGCCCGGGGCCGTATATCCAAGTGTCAAACCGCAGTTGGATGATTTAAAAAAATCTTCGGAAAGGCTGGTGGACATTTTTAATACAGCCCTGCATGAAAAGCGGATTTCAGAAAAGGGAATTTCATCCCATCTTGAAGCTGTGGATTTGAATAATATTATTTTAACAGCCATAGAATATGCCCAAGACAGGGCGCCGGAAAATGAGATTGTGTTTCATTCTGACTCAACCCGGATTTTTATGAAAGCGGATCCCGATATGATGGGGATTGCCATTGGAAATATACTTAGCAATGCCTGCAAATATTCTAAACATAAGGCCGCGGTGGAAATCTTTCTTGATAAAACCCAGGATAACGCAGTCATACGTATCAAGGACAATGGTATCGGTATTCATAAAGATGAACTGCACCGTATTTTTGAAAAATATTACCGTGCTGGTTCTGTTCGGGAAATCCCAGGTGCCGGTGTCGGGCTCTATCTTGTAAAAAAGGTGGTGGAGCAACATGGCGGCAATGTCAGTATTTCCTCCAAATTGGGAAAAGGAACAAAGGTTGTTGTCAGGCTGCCTTTATAA